tttcttctaatGAATAGCGAcctatttcgtaaattttagactttttactgaatatctgttactttccgaatggtatttgacgtttccaatgtcgaaatatagataattcaaatttaaaacgttagatggcccacccgttacaaTTTTACTTACCACATTTGTACACCGACCAGTCCTTGCTTAAGCCTTTCAACATCCGTCTGAGCCCACGTCGGTCGTGTCCATGCTTCAGCATTAGGACCGCGTCTCATGCTTATCAACTCCAAGCTGTTGTGCGCGTATTTCCGGACATTCCATGCAAAATTATTGTGGCCATCCACCAGCGGCACTTCTTTTAGTATCCGTCGCACTATTTTCAGTCTTTGTGCATGTGAATTGCGGCTGGGCGCCATAAAGTGTTGGTATGCAAGCAATGCGCCGATAGTAAGCAAGCATATCGTGCCAACAAAAGTCAAGAATATGGCACAGGATCCGCGTCGCGGTTTGAGACGATGTGCCCTGCTGCATCTAGCAGCAGCTGCATGGTGggttatttttgatttacgcTCGACGGGGGTAGTTTGGCCTGTTTGTGGCGATTTGCCATCACACAAGTTCACCTTTGACTTATTCGCATTGGCAATTTCGCCACCTGAATCACTGTTCGAAAAGGAGTTTTGGCGGGAATGTGTGCGACGGGTATTGGAGTGCTCGGTGACATCAGGGAGGCCACCAAAGCCAATGGtctaaatgtgaaaaaataaagtCGATGTATTTAATTtggctttgttttttgttttttttcttgatttaacGTAATATGGGTcgcaataaaatgtttttactaTTGCtgatatttgattttaaattcctttaaaaatgaGTTAGAACGCTGGCTAACACCAAAGAAAATCTATCCTATATTTTAAATTGGAAGAAAAAGCACACAACTTGCTAACTTTTACTGCAATCGGATCAGTTTAGCAGTTTATCCCGGTAAAAAGTGGCACGAATAAGGATGAAGGACATTCCAAacctcttagttttgttaagtTAACTGACtgtcagttttgatattttattgtatattagATTTTCTATCAACATGATAGTAGTTGGATTTGGTTAACGTAGagataatatatgtaattatatattaacATACAACATAagcttttggtttttgcacGTTCAAAACTTAACTacctaacgggtgatttttttgaggttaggattttcatgcattagtatttgacagatcacgtgggatttcagacatggtgtcaaagagaaagatgctcagtatgctttgacatttcatcatgaatagacttactaacgagcaacgcttgcaaatcattgaattttattaccaaaatcagtgttcggttcgaaatgtgtttatcgacaaattttgttcagcgatgaggctcatttctggttgaatggctacgtaaataagcaaaattgccccatttggggtgaagagcaaccagaagccgttcaagaactgcccatgcatcccgaaaaatgcactgtttggtgtggtttgtacgctggtggaatcattggaccgtattttttcaaagatgctgttggacgcaacgttacggtgaatggcgatcgctatcgttcgatgctaacaaactttttgttgccaaaaatggaagaactgaacttggttgacatgtggtttcaacaagatggcgctacatgccacacagctcgcgattctatggccattttgagggaaaaacttcggacaacaattcatctcaagaaatggacccgtaagttggccaccaagatcatgcgatttaacgcctttagactattttttgtggggctacgtcaagtctaaagtctacagaaataagccagcaactattccagctttggaagacaacatttccgaagaaattcgggctattccggccgaaatgctcgaaaaagttgctcaaaattggactttccgaatggaccacctaagacgcagccgcggtcaacatttaaatgaaattatcttcaaaaagtaaatgtcatgaaccaatctaacgtttcaaataaagaaccgatgagattttgcaaattttatgcgttttttttttaaaaaaaagttatcaagctcttaaaaaatcaccctttatatactaAAGTCTGTTAAAAGGCACGTGGCTAATTAATGCTTTACTGTAAATTAATACGCACCTCGCAGTCAGTAACATTTTTTAGATACATATAAGAGCAATTATGGAGTGCATCATTGTCACAATGACCGTAATAATCGCAGTTGCTATGATTTTCCTCCAATAGTTTCGCgccattttttgataaatcatCTTCTTTAAATGATACACGCTTTGGGTTTTGCTGGGTAGACCCCGTAAGACAGGTGGGCGTACGTCGATTACGACCCAATGTGCTCGAAAGTCCCGTACTTACTCCAGCAAGAGAACCGAGAGTGCCTGTGAATCGAGTCGAGTTCATTGCCCCGCCTGCTGCTGAAGCGAAAGTGCCCATCATGTGAGAAAATGCCGCACATCCCACATCTTCTGGTTCCTTAGGTCGACGTTGGTTATATGGATGTGGACGATGACCATTAACTTCGCAATTATTAGTAGTTAATGTAGGTTGAAGAATCATACCACAACCACCAAAATTAAAATGAGGTATACATGTGGCCCCAGAGACGCTCGTGCCGCATTCGCTGCCCTCGAAATCGCTATCGTCACCAACAGCGTTGTCAGTGCCGCCAATTacattgttgttggcggtgcCATCGTTGAAGTCTCGAGATAGGTTAGCACTTTCAGGTATATCTCTTATGCGAGATGATGTGTTTAGTGTGCCTGTATAAATTATATTGAGAGGTGGTGGCAGTGACTGCTGAATCTGCATTTGTGGAATTTGTTTATGTGCCTGTGGAAGCTGTTGCATGaaggaatcattcggaaactgcTGTTGATGCTGTTCGAGGGTCGGAAGCAAAATGGTCTCTGACTGCAAAAGTTTTTTACCGCCACAGAGAAAACCAGGAATGAGCCGTTCATGTTGAGCAATTTGATCTGACGTGATAGCGTTAGAAACGAATATATTCGAAGGTTTAAATTGGTAGATACTTTCATTATTCGTCACTTCTTTGACATCATTATTCTGAGGAGTTGTCAATATAGTTCCGCTTGGTGTTACTGTTGAAGGTTGTATCATAACGATGGGTAAAACTGCGCTTCCACTGGTACCACTTAAAGTAGACCTTTGCAGTAGCTCCATTTGACACATTTCTTTATATCCCAATTGTCGCAATTCCATGATTCCTTATAATAtagttttaaagcaaaaatcatatttcaaattttaatcactACATGTTATTGCACCTATTTCTTTTGTTCTTATCACGTCTTATAACATTTTTGCAcaattaatatatttgaaagtATATCTTCCAATGGCACTTCTCTTCATGGCCATTCATCGACATGCTTCTCGATGGGCAACTTTACTTCATAACGTCCGAATAGAAACTGAGCTATCATCAGCTGGATTTCATGTTCTCGCCTAGTTGTTGAGAGATGCCACTGTACAGTATCCACAAATTCACTAAACTTCTCTACAATAATTTTCTCTAGTTTATCAAGTATTTTGCAGCCAAGCCTTATTTTGCCGGTCCAACTTTTACCATTGGCATTCAGTATAGTTAAGGGTAAATATTCGCGACTGCGCATTATGCAAATGTGAAATATTCTTAATCGACTCTACTAATAACCCCGGCGAAGAAATCATTCATTTCTTAGGCCTTTCTAACtatctaatattatattaatatttaaccCAAAAACTTTTGTTAACATTATTAATATTCCAAACAAATTTTACCACCAAATTACACCTGTATCattaatgtattattatttaaaattagcgtaagaaaaatatacatactaaatAAGTCTCAAACGAGACACAACATTTATACAGGAGAGTGGAACTTTAACCAACAGCTTCGATACTCAACCAACTGTTGTGCCTTGGTTTCTTTTATTCTTAGACGTGTATTCCATCACAGTattgtacataaaaatttcatatttagtaATAATTACGGCAAACGATTTTTCATTAAGAGGAACTTCCCACAActctatgtatatttaatattaaagtaCTAAGCAAATTgccaaaatattgtaaaaaaaaaataaaacattattttaatttgaacatATTTATGTTATGGTCTAAAAAAAGTTCGATGTGTGTTTTTACCTAAAATGTACGGATTACACCGTGGAACAAGTATTCCTTAGAACACCACTAGCCAGATAtccaataattaaattaaataatttctagtTACCTGATCACCACCTCTTTGAGTGTGGTAGAATATTATAATG
This genomic stretch from Bactrocera dorsalis isolate Fly_Bdor chromosome 5, ASM2337382v1, whole genome shotgun sequence harbors:
- the LOC105227423 gene encoding uncharacterized protein LOC105227423 isoform X2, which encodes MELRQLGYKEMCQMELLQRSTLSGTSGSAVLPIVMIQPSTVTPSGTILTTPQNNDVKEVTNNESIYQFKPSNIFVSNAITSDQIAQHERLIPGFLCGGKKLLQSETILLPTLEQHQQQFPNDSFMQQLPQAHKQIPQMQIQQSLPPPLNIIYTGTLNTSSRIRDIPESANLSRDFNDGTANNNVIGGTDNAVGDDSDFEGSECGTSVSGATCIPHFNFGGCGMILQPTLTTNNCEVNGHRPHPYNQRRPKEPEDVGCAAFSHMMGTFASAAGGAMNSTRFTGTLGSLAGVSTGLSSTLGRNRRTPTCLTGSTQQNPKRVSFKEDDLSKNGAKLLEENHSNCDYYGHCDNDALHNCSYMYLKNVTDCETIGFGGLPDVTEHSNTRRTHSRQNSFSNSDSGGEIANANKSKVNLCDGKSPQTGQTTPVERKSKITHHAAAARCSRAHRLKPRRGSCAIFLTFVGTICLLTIGALLAYQHFMAPSRNSHAQRLKIVRRILKEVPLVDGHNNFAWNVRKYAHNSLELISMRRGPNAEAWTRPTWAQTDVERLKQGLVGVQMWSAYVPCEALGLDAVQVAIEQIDIIRRLTDMYTLDTMLAKSSKDIFIARQHHQMASLIGIKGGHAIGSSLAVLRSFYSVGARALSLTHKCDLSWAGSSASETENGLSAFGKVVIREMNRLGMMVDLSYSSAATARDVLQITRAPVIFSHSAARQICNSTHNIPDDILRLVADNGGLIMVSFDPEDVACGQPAYLADVVKHIKHIRAIAGVQHIGLGAGYDGIEEPPIGLEDVSKYPDLLATLLQDHNWSEQDIAMLAGKNFLRILETVENVRDYWKRADIQPLEQTEPQPKPQCSYMSS